Proteins encoded within one genomic window of Panicum virgatum strain AP13 chromosome 1N, P.virgatum_v5, whole genome shotgun sequence:
- the LOC120653547 gene encoding chaperone protein ClpB1-like: protein MPPKGSNKKPPPPPAAAASPQTMLGSFGRDLTAAAQSADPVVGREDEIDRVVCILSRKSNNSAVLVGAAGVGKTAIAEGLAQRIARGEVSGVLAGARVVELSVDAMISGTTFRGTFEERVTGVIAEAEAAGAGKVVLFVDEIHMLLGAGRVAGSCMDASNMLKPALARGRVRCLGATTHDEYQRYFVKDAAFERRFQKVHVAEPGEADTVAILRRIKAAYKDHHGMEIQDEALVAAARLSGRYIPARHYPDKAIDLVDEACLTARLLMDRRKKKQQGASSSGGQPPLLAPKDENVVGPDHIAQIVSKWTGIPVASLGQDELKRLLELPKRLHKRVVDQDEAVDVVAEAVVRSRSGLGNPDQPSGSFLFLGPTGVGKTELAKALAEQLFGNEKLLVRIDMSEYVSSNSVTRLIGSAPGFLGYEKGGELTEMVRRRPYSVVLFDEVEKADSTVTNLFLQILDDGRLTDGQGRTVDFTNTIIILTSNLGAHHLYDAAAGSPDAMEAARQRVLADVQSHFSPELINRLGEVVLFHLLSGEQLRKIARMQLKGLAARPADKGIGLDVTDAAIDVVLSRSSDQVQMYGARPIKRCLQKSIMSRISKMVVQEEVDDDCYVSVDADGEKKELVFAVEKPEPSEVTQASSLKNETPSSSSVKKRKRRPPAKHLVVIDDDYDE, encoded by the exons ATGCCACCTAAGGGATCGAAcaagaagccgccgccgccgccggcggcggcggcatcaccGCAGACGATGTTGGGCTCCTTCGGCCGCGACCTcacagcggcggcgcagagcgcggACCCCGTGGTCGGCCGGGAGGACGAGATCGACCGCGTGGTGTGCATCCTGTCCCGCAAGTCCAATAACAGCGCCGTGCTCGTGGGCGCGGCGGGCGTGGGCAAGACGGCCATCGCCGAGGGCCTCGCGCAGCGGATCGCCCGCGGCGAGGTGTCGGGggtcctcgccggcgcgcgcgttgTGGAGCTCAGCGTGGACGCGATGATCTCCGGCACCACGTTCCGCGGCACGTTCGAGGAGCGCGTGACGGGCGTGAtcgccgaggcggaggccgccggcgccgggaagGTGGTGCTGTTCGTGGACGAGATCCACATGCTGCTCGGCGCCGGCCGCGTCGCGGGGAGCTGCATGGACGCGTCCAACATGCTCAAGCCGGCGCTGGCGAGGGGCCGCGTGCGCTGCCTCGGCGCCACCACGCACGACGAGTACCAGCGCTACTTCGTGAAGGACGCCGCGTTCGAGCGGCGGTTCCAGAAGGTGCACGTCGCGGAGCCCGGCGAGGCCGACACGGTGGCCATCCTCCGCCGGATCAAGGCGGCGTACAAGGACCACCACGGCATGGAGATCCAGGACGAGGCCCTCGTCGCCGCAGCCAGGCTCTCCGGCCGCTACATTCCAG CGCGGCACTACCCGGACAAGGCCATCGATCTGGTTGACGAGGCCTGCTTGACGGCGAGGCTGCTCATGGATCGCCggaagaagaagcagcagggAGCCAGCAGCAGCGGAGGACAGCCGCCCTTGCTGGCGCCCAAGGACGAGAACGTCGTCGGACCCGACCACATAGCTCAGATCGTGAGCAAGTGGACGGGCATCCCGGTGGCGAGCCTGGGGCAGGACGAGCTGAagaggctgctggagctgccgaaGCGGCTGCACAAGCGCGTCGTCGACCAGGACGAGGCCGTCGACGTCGTGGCCGAGGCGGTGGTGCGGTCGCGGTCGGGCCTCGGCAACCCCGACCAGCCGTCcggctccttcctcttcctcggcCCCACCGGCGTCGGCAAGACGGAGCTCGCCAAGGCCCTCGCCGAGCAGCTCTTCGGCAACGAGAAGCTGCTCGTCCGGATCGACATGTCCGAGTACGTCAGCAGCAACTCCGTCACCCGCCTCATCGGCTCAGCTCCTGG GTTTCTTGGGTACGAGAAGGGAGGTGAGCTCACGGAAATGGTGAGGCGGCGCCCGTACAGCGTCGTGCTGTTCGACGAGGTGGAGAAGGCGGACTCCACCGTGACGAACCTGTTCCTCCAGATCCTCGACGACGGCAGGCTCACCGACGGGCAGGGCCGCACCGTCGACTTCACCAACACCATCATCATCCTGACCTCCAACCTCGGCGCGCACCACCTctatgacgccgccgccgggagcccCGACGCCATGGAGGCCGCGCGCCAGCGCGTCCTGGCCGACGTGCAGAGCCACTTCAGCCCGGAGCTCATCAACCGGCTCGGCGAGGTGGTGCTGTTCCACCTGCTGTCCGGCGAGCAGCTCCGCAAGATTGCGCGGATGCAGCTGAAGGGCctggccgcgcgccccgccgacAAGGGCATCGGCCTCGACGTCACCGACGCGGCCATCGACGTGGTGCTGTCCCGGTCGAGCGACCAGGTGCAGATGTACGGCGCGAGGCCGATCAAGCGGTGCCTGCAGAAGAGCATCATGAGCAGAATCTCCAAGATGGTGGTGCAGGAggaggtcgacgacgactgcTACGTCTCGGTCGACGCCGACGGGGAGAAGAAGGAGCTGGTGTTTGCCGTTGAGAAGCCAGAGCCGTCCGAGGTGACCCAAGCATCGTCGTTGAAGAACGAGACGCCATCATCGTCCtcggtgaagaagaggaagcggaGGCCACCGGCGAAGCATCTTGTCGTGATTGACGACGACTACGACGAGTAG
- the LOC120653549 gene encoding agamous-like MADS-box protein AGL80, which produces MARKKVALQWIANDSTRRATLKKRRKGLMKKASELATLCDVDVLVVVYDGEQGEARPEVWPDAPGEAERIAARFKAVPELDQCKKKQDMKGFLTQSNDKLRDQLRKAQHENQERERDLLLHDAIAGRLPGLVGLSVEEVVTLGLVVEQRIQVVMDAIARLQGEGHDLPAAAAAAAALPQPPLAPFSTGAGHRDMMMPAPHPQGWMVAGGDNGALAYNGLSFVGAGGDMTPQFSDMGFGFEGPGAGQSFPYSM; this is translated from the coding sequence ATGGCTCGCAAGAAGGTGGCCCTGCAGTGGATCGCCAACGACTCGACCCGCCGCGCGACCTTGAAGAAGCGCCGCAAGGGCCTGATGAAGAAGGCGAGCGAGCTGGCCACGCTGTGCGACGTCGACGTCCTCGTCGTGGTCTacgacggcgagcagggcgaggcgcggccggaGGTGTGGCCGGACGCCCCCGGCGAGGCGGAGCGCATCGCCGCGCGCTTCAAGGCCGTGCCGGAGCTGGACCAGTGcaagaagaagcaggacatgaaGGGCTTCCTCACGCAGAGCAACGACAAGCTCAGGGATCAGCTGCGCAAGGCGCAGCACGAGAACCAGGAGCGCGAGAGGGATCTCCTCCTGCACGACGCCATCGCCGGCCGGCTCCCGGGCCTCGTGGGCCTCTCCGTGGAGGAGGTCGTCACCCTCGGCCTGGTGGTGGAGCAACGCATCCAGGTCGTCATGGACGCCATCGCGCGCCTCCAGGGGGAGGGACACGaccttccggcggcggcggcggcggcggcggcgctgccgcagccgccgctgGCGCCTTTCAGCACCGGGGCCGGCCACAGGGACATGATGATGCCGGCGCCGCACCCGCAGGGCTGGATGGTGGCCGGAGGGGACAATGGGGCGCTGGCCTACAACGGCTTAAGcttcgtcggcgccggcggcgacatgACGCCGCAGTTTAGCGATATGGGTTTCGGGTTTGAGGGGCCTGGTGCTGGTCAATCTTTCCCTTATTCCATGTGA
- the LOC120655976 gene encoding F-box/FBD/LRR-repeat protein At1g13570-like gives MAHAKKAKVKHTVDLSSSTISSLPQEIKAKILSNLSIHMAVRASVLSSDWRNLWTIMPDIFLCDSKFCSVCPSSDSSEAFYISGRSKFVTLVDLALSLHKGTLDTFQIHGAQSYHDVFARWMYMLSTKRPGAITIKLTSGPQYKIPSSLFSISHLYLLYLKNCSISLPKKFEGFRLLRVLKLKVFSTTDSDISNLISSCPLLDVVRLKYFEGISCLSIQSQTLEILEVEGNFEDIHVDAPNLLHMYLTLSNTEDHQSVPVQGDRKSYLKQTFGSLTHITTLSVSGSFLTYLSKGCMLTEVPGVFDHLETVHMERCLWKWTEVLASCSLFQKALLLSELEIFSYPCPEAFTRKGIWDQDETEIQAPKLDNLVTITLNDFRGLDCEVAFLGLLLSWAPALEELKINIPEGTSDHCAFRATKKLLALPRASTKAKIIVT, from the exons ATGGCTCACGCTAAAAAGGCCAAGGTGAAACATACAGTTGATTTGAGTTCATCCACAATTAGCAGCCTACCTCAAGAGATAAAGGCCAAAATTCTCTCCAACCTGAGCATACATATGGCTGTTAGGGCTAGTGTCCTATCAAGCGATTGGAGGAATTTATGGACTATTATGCCAGACATATTTCTGTGTGATAGCAAGTTTTGTTCCGTCTGTCCTTCAAGTGATTCTTCTGAAGCCTTTTATATAAGTGGACGATCCAAGTTTGTTACATTGGTTGATTTGGCACTATCACTCCACAAGGGGACTCTAGATACATTTCAGATTCATGGGGCACAGAGCTACCATGATGTGTTCGCGAGGTGGATGTACATGCTTTCAACAAAAAGACCAGGAGCTATTACAATCAAGCTGACATCTGGCCCACAGTATAAGATTCCATCAAGCCTCTTCTCTATCAGTCATCTGTACCTTCTGTACCTAAAAAACTGCAGCATTAGCTTGCCAAAGAAGTTTGAAGGTTTCAGGTTGCTGAGAGTCCTAAAACTGAAAGTTTTCTCAACGACAGATAGTGACATCAGTAATCTGATCTCCTCCTGCCCCCTGTTAGATGTGGTGCGTCTGAAATACTTTGAGGGCATCAGCTGCCTCAGCATTCAATCTCAGACACTGGAAATACTAGAGGTTGAAGGGAACTTTGAAGATATCCACGTTGATGCCCCTAATCTTCTCCACATGTATCTTACACTCTCCAACACTGAAGACCACCAATCTGTTCCAGTCCAGGGTGACAGGAAAAGCTATCTCAAGCAAACTTTTGGTAGCCTGACTCATATCACTACACTTAGTGTTAGTGGTTCTTTCTTGACG TATTTATCCAAAGGGTGCATGCTGACAGAAGTGCCTGGTGTATTTGATCATCTTGAGACAGTTCATATGGAGAGATGCTTGTGGAAGTGGACCGAGGTTTTGGCTTCTTGTTCATTATTTCAGAAAGCTCTGCTCTTAAGTGAACTTGAGATATTT AGTTATCCTTGCCCTGAAGCATTCACACGCAAGGGAATCTGGGATCAGGATGAGACGGAGATTCAAGCACCTAAACTGGATAATCTTGTTACTATTACCCTCAATGATTTCAGGGGTTTAGACTGCGAGGTTGCTTTTCTAGGGTTACTACTGAGCTGGGCTCCAGCTTTAGAAGAACTGAAAATAAACATTCCTGAAGGTACGTCAGATCATTGTGCCTTCAGGGCTACTAAGAAGCTGTTGGCTCTCCCCAGGGCCTCTACCAAAGCCAAGATCATCGTTACCTGA